A window of the Aquarana catesbeiana isolate 2022-GZ linkage group LG05, ASM4218655v1, whole genome shotgun sequence genome harbors these coding sequences:
- the MSC gene encoding musculin isoform X2 — protein sequence MSTGSLSDHEDLLELRVLELQYSKSKRTGCSDLLLDHSTDNSEEDGAADTSTDKRKRACRSQQIPDKKSAPRSSKDCKQSQRNAANARERARMRVLSKAFSRLKTSLPWVPPDTKLSKLDTLRLASSYIAHLRQLLQEDRYDNSYVHPVNLVRMKLPYSQHQSASRAAT from the exons ATGTCCACAGGATCCCTGAGTGACCATGAGGACCTCCTGGAGCTGAGAGTGCTGGAACTTCAGTATTCCAAATCCAAGAGGACGGGATGCAGTGATCTGCTGCTGGACCACTCTACAGACAACTCTGAAGAAGATGGAGCTGCAGATACCTCTACTGATAAAAGAAAGAGGGCCTGTCGCAGTCAGCAGATTCCAGACAAGAAGTCAGCACCCAGGTCATCCAAAGATTGCAAGCAATCCCAGAGAAATGCAGCCAATGCCAGGGAAAGAGCCCGCATGAGAGTGCTGAGCAAAGCTTTTTCCAGGCTAAAGACCAGCTTGCCCTGGGTACCCCCTGACACCAAACTCTCCAAGCTGGACACCCTGAGACTGGCCTCCAGCTACATTGCACACCTCAGGCAGCTGCTGCAGGAAGACAGATATGACAATAGCTATGTGCACCCTGTCAACCTGGTAAGAATGAAGCTCCCATACAGTCAGCACCAGTCGGCTTCACGAGCTGCCACATG a
- the MSC gene encoding musculin isoform X1, producing MSTGSLSDHEDLLELRVLELQYSKSKRTGCSDLLLDHSTDNSEEDGAADTSTDKRKRACRSQQIPDKKSAPRSSKDCKQSQRNAANARERARMRVLSKAFSRLKTSLPWVPPDTKLSKLDTLRLASSYIAHLRQLLQEDRYDNSYVHPVNLTWPFVVPGRLECDAKEAIVSTRLLGATA from the exons ATGTCCACAGGATCCCTGAGTGACCATGAGGACCTCCTGGAGCTGAGAGTGCTGGAACTTCAGTATTCCAAATCCAAGAGGACGGGATGCAGTGATCTGCTGCTGGACCACTCTACAGACAACTCTGAAGAAGATGGAGCTGCAGATACCTCTACTGATAAAAGAAAGAGGGCCTGTCGCAGTCAGCAGATTCCAGACAAGAAGTCAGCACCCAGGTCATCCAAAGATTGCAAGCAATCCCAGAGAAATGCAGCCAATGCCAGGGAAAGAGCCCGCATGAGAGTGCTGAGCAAAGCTTTTTCCAGGCTAAAGACCAGCTTGCCCTGGGTACCCCCTGACACCAAACTCTCCAAGCTGGACACCCTGAGACTGGCCTCCAGCTACATTGCACACCTCAGGCAGCTGCTGCAGGAAGACAGATATGACAATAGCTATGTGCACCCTGTCAACCTG aCATGGCCATTTGTGGTGCCAGGAAGACTGGAATGTGATGCCAAAGAAGCTATAGTATCCACTAGATTATTGGGGGCCACAGCTTAG